In the genome of Chrysoperla carnea chromosome 5, inChrCarn1.1, whole genome shotgun sequence, the window tCCGctagctcatttaaggacgtacggcagtcctgtgtaataataaaaaattcatttataataaagcaTTTTCAggatatttatacaattaactctgttgattatctttttcattttcatttgtttttttaaatatttattaaaatatttatacatcttattcattagaaattaaatttaataattcatcaGTAAAATTATCATCACTGGCCCTATTATTAATTCTCGATGTAATACCTTCAGTTTCCTCTTTCAAGGACATTTCCTTAAAAATCTCTTGTAATTTTGTGTTATGACTAGCACAGTCAATATTTAGAAAtgctttattttcaattgatgaACGATTCAATGATGTTTCAGCTGAAGTGGAAGTTTTTGAAGATTGtggtaagaaatttaaattgataaaattatgattGACTTTTGTCTCACCCAATATTTGATTGGCAAACATATTTATCTCttcttttatacaattatttgcattttgtttttgtactgtATAAATATTTGTGCCTAGAAAATTAAGGTAGGTCTAATTTGTTAATCCATTTCTAGACATGAGTACCTAATTATACAGGGGTGTACACAAATACAAATTGACTTGATTAATAAGTAGGCAGAAtaggcagttgcctggggcccccgaaaaatgaaaaagacttctaaaattttcttacaaacataaaatcatCAACTTTTCTCTGAGTGATGAAGACCTCCACGAAGCTATAAATGACTTAGTTCGTTTTTATTCTAGAGAATCGGaagaatttttcattgaaatgaaACAATTCCAAAGTTACGTGAACTCCAGATACACTGATGCACAAAAAAACTCATagtcatttgtataagattctaatggaagatcaattagccgatgcatttcctaacacagaaatagctcttcggatttttttttaacataaatgatCACAAATTGTTCTGCCGAACGAATTTCGCAATCAAAAAGAATCAAAGCTGCTGAAAGAGCTACAACGTGGAAAGAGCGACTCGAGATGAtaggtatactttgcattgagtcagatttattgaacaaaatcgATATTGATGATATAATTGATCGAAAAAAGAATTGGGAACGGACGTGGAAGAAAAGAGCCCCCAAATTGATGAATGCCTAGGGCCCCGTTGagggttaatccggccctggCGGAGAATCTACAGTTACGTATTTTTATAACATCCTGTATTTCATACTCCTTTTTAATTGTGTTAGAgatcgaataaccttaaaatttcgaaaaaaaatttgtatacctaaATTACGCAATAATGTTGTTTGAGTATCATCAAAATGTCCTTCATGTACAAACGATCCATCTTGATTTTGTAATCCTAATTTGAGCAGAATCGAAACACGTACATTAAATTGTTGCAACCAAACTAATATACATTTAcgtattttacataaatcttcgtattggaaatatttaacatattcaTCGAACTGTATCTGTGCTTTTTCCAATAATAACAGTGTTGCTGGATTTGCAATTAATGGATATAATTCCGATAAATGTTTACGTGTTACAGTAATTATATCATCGGAGATTGTTGTCTGCCATTTATAGATCATTGTAACCAGATCCCATAAACGATCCATACTATATTGATCCAGTTGCATTAGTGATGAATGTGCTATATTTTCCATTAATTGTCGTACAGCCATGTGAGTAAATGGCGGTCGTGGTTGAAATAATTCTGATATGATTTTTTTCGCGAGAAATGTTGATATAATTTCATCAAGAACTGtggaaattatttgttatttaatttggaTATGGAAAAATAAATCACTTATCTTAATATTGTGAAACTTTAAAAAGTGAATTCATGCAACAGTGTAGTTAAAGCAACCTCGGAAACGGCTTCAACGGTTTTCATGAATTAGTATGCAGGGatttttttggggcgaaaaatcgatctagctaggatttatttttagaaaatgttgttttatttgtgttttcaagaaaaactcAAACATTGACTACAAAATGGGattcttcctgacatctattggcaaTGAAGCGAAGTATATTACCGGGACGTTCAATTTGGACATTGATTTTAGTGGATATTTCAGAAAATAGACGTTGGATcgtaaaatgaatacgatttttgaattttttgggtcaaaataagtctagaaattaatttttatccaaatcagaaacaaaaaaattttttcgattttttggaaatttttcaaggggtaccccttcaaaaaatttcaaaaaatcgaaaaaaattgtttgtttccaatttggataaaaatcagtttctagactaattttgacctgtagaaaacaaaaatcgagttaaattaacaaatagggcagtagtttttgaaatatcgatcAAAATTCACTGATTTTAGTGGATATTTCAGAAAATAGACGTTGGATcgtaaaatgaatacgatttttgaattttttgggtcaaaataagtctagaaattaatttttatccaaatcagaaacaaaaaaattttttcgatttttaggaaatttttcaaggggtaccccttcaaaaaatttcaaaaaatcgaaaaaaattgtttgtttccgatttggataaaaatcagtttctagactaattttgacctatagaaaacaaaaatcgggtaaaattaacaaataggggagtagtttttgaaatatcgatcAAAATTCACTGATTTTAgtcgatatttcagaaaataaacgtaaacgaaaatagaaaatagacGTTGTTTCGCCATTCTGACGAAATCTCCAAGAATATCCACCAGATCGTCAAATTTTGAAAgaagaaagttgttattgattaaaaaagggAATATTTTTCCACAAACCGTACAATTTAGGCAAAATcagactgaaaagttttacaaaaaattgaaccaTCGTATATTATGCTGCTGTACCCATGGTTCACATATCATATGTACTTTTTTACGAGAACTTTAAAGTTTTAACACTTGGGGCGATAAAAGAATGTGAGAGAAATGCAAGGTGCTTTACTATTTTGCAAAGAAGAAGAACGAAATCCTAACAGAAGACAGTAGAACTCGGAGGctataaagtatataattttgagCTTATTGAGTTTGCAACGAAAAGCGAGTGTAGGTATTTCTATTaatacaacttttataaaaatagcttAATCGTGTGTTTTTATATCAAGCGAAAGCTGTGCACACtaatcaaaactaaaatttaaaaaaacaaagtaagaAATCGGTATCACTTTACTACTTGAAAACGTCGGTCTCTGTGGGGGATTCCACATTATCTAAAGTATAGTGCAAACTACAGCAGACGAGTGTTATTAATAAACACAGACGTACCAACAGTggctttttctttttcaattttttgagcaTCTAATCGTTGTGCAAATACGTAAATCATTTCCGAACctaagtttaatattaaaaatggtgtGATATGTGTAGCAgccatgatttaaaaattactttatttacaaaacaatcgTAAactagttaaaaacaaaatgtcagCCACCGGTAAACATCAACACGCTAGTTCTAAAGATAATGATCAAACAACAACTATCGAACAAATATATTCAACATTTGCCCGACATCTATACGAGAATGATTCAGTTAAAATATGTACCGCGTATTTGAAACAATCAAATATTACAAATGCTGAACGtgttttatttgtaacaaaatttttagaagaatttaaattatttacaaaattatctaaTGTTGAAAAGAGTAATGAATTATCAGCACAATATCGTGAAAATGGTAATTTAgcatttaaaaagaaacaatataATGAGGCGttagaattttataataaaagtattgcTTATGCTGAAATTACAAAGTGTACGGAAAATTTAGCATTTGGTTATGGAAATCGTTCAgctgttttatttgaattgaattttctgAATGAGTGTTTAATggtaagaatttatttattggctaattttataagatttccCATAAAAATACTTCGCTGGTTACTAAACAACCAATCATATTTCGGATAATGCAATCTGCCATCTTGTATTTCCAAACAAAATGGCCGACTGTTTAGTCTAACGTATTTAgtccaaaattaaattatgatacAAGCAAATTACTAACTACTTGGCTCAgctttaaatgtatattaatttttttaggataTAAATCGTGCCTTAACATACGATTTCCCTTCAGCAaagaaagataaattaattactcGTCAAAATAATGCAAAATCATTACTTGCTCACGACAAAAAAGCACAACGagtctataatttttattccgaTTTAGCCGAGACAATTGAGAATCGTAATGATATCATAAAATGCgcaacaagtaaaataaaaatcgaacaTAATCAAAAAATGGGACGTCATGTAATTGCTGTAGATCAAATTCAACCTGGTGAACTAATTGCAATTGAACGCCCTTATATAGCAGTATTATTACGATCAGCCAACTATAAAAATTGCGCTTATTGTTGCCATTATACATTAAATCCAATTCCATGTGTGCAATGTCCATTTGTGCTTTTTTGCGAtgataaatgtcaaaaattaggCTATGAATCATTTCATCGATATGAATGTCAAttattaaacagtatttataaattaaatataccaaaaatggCGTTATTAGCATTACGGATAGCGCTAGTTGCGAGAAATGAATATAGAAATATTGCGGAAATGAATGAAACGAATCCATCGTTAATTGGTCTTGTTCCGGATTCAACGAATaaggataaaatgattttagacACAAATTATACGGGAATCCATTATTTAATTGCAAACACGGAACATTTCCCgattaatgaattattacataaaaccGTGATTGCATCGATTTTactgaatttattaaaacaaaccgATTTTTTTGATGAAGATCAAAGTATGGTTGAAATTGCTGCTGAATTGTTATTACGGCATTTACAAACAGCAccatcaaattttcatcaaattacaGCGACCAAAGTATTGGGGGAAGAAATGTCGGAAAATATAAGTTTTGCTGAAGGTGCATTTCCATTTTTGAGTATGTTGAATCATTCTTGCGCACCAAATGTGTTTCGTATCAGTTATGGTACTGTGGAAGTTTTGCGAGCGTTACGATTAATTAATGCTGGTGAACAACTTTTTGATAATTATGGGtaagttgaaaaatttcgaaattactTTAATTAGCAAATTATGCTCCAATTTGCATACGAAATTATCGTTTTATTTGAACCTGGCGAAAACAATGCCATCGGCAAAAATCAACCTTGATATTGAAAGGTTTAATTGGTCCCTTTTTGTTATTCTAGATACCATCATGCCTTATTAAAGAAAATCGAACGgaaattagaattaaaagatcaatattttttcgattGTCAGTGTGAAGCATGTGAAAATGATTGGCCCACATGGAGTGAGCTACAAGCAAAACGTCGTAATTTACCACAAGttgaatttcttgaaaaattaacacCACAAATATTACGACGAAATACGATTGaaccaaaaaaacatttaccaCAAATGATAAAAGTATTAATGGAATTAGAAAAATATGCACCATGCTCTGAACTATGTGAGCTACAAGAAGCATTTAAAGAGATACATTTTTTGGATgggaatatttttgatattttaaaacctgtttaaaaaagaaatttattttgggAAAAGATTGTTAAGTTTTCGAaagatttttatatgaaaatggaatgtttttttatttgtagtttaacgtttttgagaataaaagtatattttttaaatttttatgtgtctagattattttataaagaacccAAAGAAATTAGATCGTAGAAATtcgagaaaaaataatttcaccatCTTCACTGAACTTAAATTTACTGCACGCACTTTGCCAATTTATTTCTACGAGTATTAGCTGTGGACAGGCACAAACCAGAGACTTTTGTTAAGGTAGTTTATCAATATCGAGGCGGGAAACACTTTGGTCAATTCagcaatcatttttgaatagggtattctactatttttgaaaaagtacttcaaaatgttgatttttttaataaaaaaccaccaaaaatttatttcggaaaaatacacacgcttacTTTCCattaaaccattaaaaaacttaaattttaaaccatttttaaactgtcaaaaacgcgggcatccaatttgatgacgtaatatgggtatcattatacgaaataacacaaataagtttgacagatatattcatagacatctgattataataaatagaaatacttattatcgttggatatattatacccacctgtctacactgaactaactggtggtctatgactcataccgctatgacatcacagcagagcttacccgcgttttaggtcacgtgatatacagtttaaaattacgatttttaattttaatattttaaaagaaaaatgtgcttttatgactcgaaatcagaatatttaagtatatttttacataaattttatattttttcaaatttcatgatttatttttgacttaaCGGATAATACCCTATTTTCCAATGGATAATCAATCATTACGCCTGGCTCTAGATCTATAAAAAAAGAGAAGCTACAAATGAGTACTTAAAAATGATTGTACTGTGCATTGTAATCTATTTTAAAAGCCAGATGTGGCACATACTCacttcattaattttcattacaaaaaattattattaaacaatgacAAACTATAttgaacaatataataaataactatctccctctttattttattcaatgaatCTATTTATTCAAACATTATGCAGCAATGAATAACGACTCCTTaaacaattgattttaaaaaaagggggtgtGTTGTGTAAGTAATGGTGTCGTTATTTCGTTAAAGTTCGGTATTTTAACTTCGTGTGCTATATTgaatcatacaaaaaataaaataacaaaataataaacaccatcagtaa includes:
- the LOC123300396 gene encoding protein OSCP1 — protein: MAATHITPFLILNLGSEMIYVFAQRLDAQKIEKEKATVVLDEIISTFLAKKIISELFQPRPPFTHMAVRQLMENIAHSSLMQLDQYSMDRLWDLVTMIYKWQTTISDDIITVTRKHLSELYPLIANPATLLLLEKAQIQFDEYVKYFQYEDLCKIRKCILVWLQQFNVRVSILLKLGLQNQDGSFVHEGHFDDTQTTLLRNLGTNIYTVQKQNANNCIKEEINMFANQILGETKVNHNFINLNFLPQSSKTSTSAETSLNRSSIENKAFLNIDCASHNTKLQEIFKEMSLKEETEGITSRINNRASDDNFTDELLNL
- the LOC123299852 gene encoding SET and MYND domain-containing protein 4; this encodes MSATGKHQHASSKDNDQTTTIEQIYSTFARHLYENDSVKICTAYLKQSNITNAERVLFVTKFLEEFKLFTKLSNVEKSNELSAQYRENGNLAFKKKQYNEALEFYNKSIAYAEITKCTENLAFGYGNRSAVLFELNFLNECLMDINRALTYDFPSAKKDKLITRQNNAKSLLAHDKKAQRVYNFYSDLAETIENRNDIIKCATSKIKIEHNQKMGRHVIAVDQIQPGELIAIERPYIAVLLRSANYKNCAYCCHYTLNPIPCVQCPFVLFCDDKCQKLGYESFHRYECQLLNSIYKLNIPKMALLALRIALVARNEYRNIAEMNETNPSLIGLVPDSTNKDKMILDTNYTGIHYLIANTEHFPINELLHKTVIASILLNLLKQTDFFDEDQSMVEIAAELLLRHLQTAPSNFHQITATKVLGEEMSENISFAEGAFPFLSMLNHSCAPNVFRISYGTVEVLRALRLINAGEQLFDNYGYHHALLKKIERKLELKDQYFFDCQCEACENDWPTWSELQAKRRNLPQVEFLEKLTPQILRRNTIEPKKHLPQMIKVLMELEKYAPCSELCELQEAFKEIHFLDGNIFDILKPV